A genomic segment from Lignipirellula cremea encodes:
- a CDS encoding DUF1501 domain-containing protein has protein sequence MLSILGKKTTGFCDGVSRRGFLKLGAMTIGGFTLADLIKAEASAGTGSSHKAVINIHLTGGPSHQDMFDLKPNAPVEFRGEFNPVATNVPGMQICEHFPMLAQMADKFAVVRSLIGSAGQHSNFQTHSGYDSRDLASVGGHPSLGSVVSRMQGSHHGAPPFISYNGGEPGFLGPIHKPYKPSGGDLSMNRSLTESRLGDRTNLLTSLDRIRRDADASGQMSALDAHTRQAVELIVSGRVGDALDLNKEDAKLVERYGKDGKNFLTARRLIEAGVRVVSLNWGSWDSHQGNFTRLKTQLPKLDVAMSALIQDLHDRGMDQDVTVVMWGEFGRTPRINKTAGRDHWRKVMMAFLAGGGMQTGQMIGTTSDDAGEAKDRPIHVHEVFSTIYRNLGIDTASTTLADTNGRPQYLTDIRQPISELV, from the coding sequence ATGCTCAGCATTCTTGGGAAAAAAACAACCGGCTTTTGCGACGGCGTGTCGCGGCGCGGGTTCTTGAAGCTGGGAGCGATGACCATCGGCGGCTTTACGCTCGCCGATCTGATTAAGGCGGAGGCCTCCGCTGGCACAGGTTCCTCCCACAAGGCCGTGATCAACATCCACCTGACAGGCGGTCCCAGCCATCAGGATATGTTCGATCTCAAGCCGAACGCCCCGGTCGAATTCCGCGGCGAGTTCAACCCGGTGGCAACCAACGTCCCCGGCATGCAAATCTGCGAACACTTCCCGATGCTGGCCCAGATGGCGGACAAGTTCGCCGTGGTCCGCTCGCTGATCGGTTCCGCCGGGCAGCACTCCAACTTCCAGACGCACAGCGGCTACGACTCGCGTGATCTGGCCAGCGTGGGCGGTCACCCGTCGCTGGGCAGCGTGGTCTCGCGGATGCAGGGCTCCCACCATGGCGCCCCGCCGTTTATCTCCTACAACGGCGGCGAGCCCGGCTTCCTGGGCCCGATCCACAAACCGTACAAACCGTCCGGCGGCGATCTCAGCATGAACCGCAGCCTGACGGAATCCCGCCTGGGCGATCGCACCAACCTGCTGACTTCGCTCGATCGCATCCGTCGCGACGCCGACGCTTCCGGCCAGATGAGCGCCCTCGACGCCCATACCCGGCAAGCGGTCGAGTTGATCGTTTCCGGCCGTGTCGGCGACGCGCTTGACCTGAACAAGGAAGACGCGAAGCTGGTGGAACGCTATGGCAAAGACGGCAAGAACTTCCTCACCGCCCGGCGCCTGATTGAAGCCGGCGTGCGCGTTGTCTCCTTGAACTGGGGCAGCTGGGATTCGCACCAGGGCAACTTCACCCGCTTGAAAACGCAGTTGCCCAAGCTGGACGTCGCCATGAGCGCCCTGATCCAGGACCTGCACGATCGCGGCATGGACCAGGATGTGACGGTCGTCATGTGGGGCGAATTCGGCCGCACGCCCCGCATCAACAAGACCGCGGGCCGCGACCACTGGCGTAAAGTGATGATGGCCTTCCTCGCCGGCGGCGGCATGCAGACTGGCCAGATGATCGGCACCACTTCCGACGATGCGGGCGAAGCCAAAGATCGCCCCATCCACGTGCACGAGGTGTTCTCCACCATCTACCGGAACCTGGGCATCGACACCGCCAGCACTACGCTGGCCGATACCAATGGTCGCCCCCAGTACCTCACCGATATTCGCCAGCCGATCAGCGAACTGGTTTAA
- a CDS encoding phosphoesterase yields MNNHIEQVLVLPAARLQELGYFQGFSSDIDRYLAELLDPAHTSYRPRPEMELDPSFKQLIPYVLFRWTDDQGKVSLFQYTRGSGQGEARLHQKRSVGVGGHISSVDGECDDPYLEGMRRELAEEVEIRTPYIEECVGLINDDETDVGKVHLGVVHILDVASPAVVSREEDLASAGFQALPQLLKEIDQFETWSQIVLKALFT; encoded by the coding sequence ATGAACAATCATATCGAGCAAGTACTGGTATTACCGGCGGCGCGGCTGCAGGAGCTAGGTTACTTTCAGGGTTTCTCCTCGGACATCGACCGCTATCTGGCGGAACTGCTGGACCCGGCCCACACCAGCTATCGGCCCCGGCCGGAAATGGAGCTGGACCCCAGCTTCAAGCAGCTGATTCCCTACGTGCTGTTCCGCTGGACCGACGATCAGGGGAAGGTCTCGCTGTTCCAGTACACCCGTGGCTCCGGCCAGGGGGAAGCCCGCCTGCATCAGAAGCGGAGCGTCGGCGTCGGCGGCCATATCTCCTCGGTCGATGGCGAGTGCGACGACCCGTACCTGGAAGGGATGCGACGAGAGCTGGCGGAAGAGGTCGAGATCCGCACGCCGTACATCGAAGAGTGCGTCGGCCTGATCAACGACGACGAAACCGACGTCGGCAAGGTCCACCTGGGCGTGGTCCACATTCTCGACGTCGCCAGCCCGGCCGTCGTCTCCCGCGAAGAAGATCTCGCGAGCGCCGGCTTCCAGGCCCTGCCCCAGCTGCTCAAAGAGATCGACCAGTTCGAAACCTGGTCACAGATCGTGCTGAAAGCGCTGTTCACCTAG
- a CDS encoding DNA-3-methyladenine glycosylase family protein, which translates to MTWKNLPLETAQQHLRSGDPVMAAMMDAVGPFALKLEPNRFGMLVRSIISQQISTAAARSIRTRVEQHLAPQKITAAGLLACDLEQLRALGLSAQKASYLLDLAEKTEDGTVKLRSIARLDDEAIIAQLTQVKGIGRWTAQMFLIFALGRLDVFPHDDLGIRSAIRDSYQLNDLPSKQTSLEIAAPWRPFATIATWYCWRSLDVAKKPKDG; encoded by the coding sequence GAGACGGCCCAGCAGCATTTGCGGTCGGGCGATCCGGTCATGGCGGCCATGATGGACGCGGTCGGGCCGTTTGCGCTCAAGCTGGAGCCGAACCGCTTTGGCATGCTGGTCCGGTCGATCATTTCGCAGCAGATTTCCACCGCTGCCGCCCGGTCGATCCGCACCCGGGTGGAGCAGCACCTGGCGCCGCAAAAGATCACGGCGGCCGGGTTGCTGGCCTGCGATCTGGAACAGCTACGTGCGCTCGGCCTGTCCGCGCAAAAGGCCAGCTACCTGCTGGACCTGGCCGAGAAAACAGAAGACGGCACGGTCAAGCTCCGCAGCATCGCCCGGTTGGACGATGAAGCGATCATCGCCCAGTTAACGCAAGTGAAAGGGATCGGACGCTGGACGGCCCAGATGTTCCTGATCTTCGCACTCGGTCGACTCGACGTCTTCCCGCACGACGACCTGGGCATCCGCTCCGCGATCCGCGATTCCTATCAGCTGAACGACCTGCCCAGCAAGCAGACCAGCCTGGAGATCGCCGCCCCCTGGCGTCCTTTCGCCACCATCGCCACGTGGTACTGCTGGCGGAGTCTTGATGTGGCGAAGAAGCCGAAGGACGGATAA